Genomic segment of Synechococcus sp. A15-28:
TCTCCCACGGCCTGGAGACGCTTCCGCAGGCTCTTGGGCAGAGAGAGCGTTTCCCCCAGCGCTTCGAGATCGCTGCTGAATTGCTCGCAGCGGATCAGCTGATCCACCATCGGGCGTTTGCCGAGGTGGGTGAACCAGTGGATTGGAAAACCATGCACCCAGCGCAGGTCGTGGGCATCCATTGCAGCCGGAAGCCGCCGCAGGTAATGCAGGAGCTGTTCATTGGTGGGTGGCTGGCTGCTGACCTGCATTTCGGTTGCTCGGCTTTTTTGGCGCAGGTGTTCCCGGCAGGCGGAGGCCAGGCGGTCGTAGGGATGACGGATGCAGGCAATGACCTGGTAACGGCGCAGCCAGCGCCATAGTTTGGTGTGACGTAGGTCCATTAAGGGACGGTGGGCCAGGTCCACTTGCCGTTTCAGCACCGGGTCGTAGCTGAAGTCGAACCAGCTCTCGGTCCGCCGATCAGCGCCGTCCTCCAGAAAGGCTCTGCGCAGGGCGGTGCCGGCACACTTGGGAATGTGCAGAACAACCAGCTTCAGATCGTGGTCAACGATCACCCGCTGTTCTCCCCCAGGAACTCGAGAATCTCCCGGTCCTTGAGGCTCTGGGCTTCACCGCGGCAGACATCCCGCAGCTGCCGCCCCTCGGCAACCTCCTTGAGGCAGCGCTGCAGATTGCTCACCGTGCTTTCCAGTTCATCGATCCGCTCCATCAGGTTGCGGATCACATTGGCTTCCGCATCCGGTAGGGCGGAGTGGGCCAGGGGGTTGATTCGTACGCCGCTTTGGTGAATCACCCGGCCGGGGATGCCCACAACGGTGCAGTCCGCCTCCACGTCGCGCACCACCACCGAACCAGCGCCGATGCGGGTGTTGGCACCCACGTTGATCGCCCCCAGCACCTTGGCGCCGGCACCGACCACCACGTTTTCGGCCAGGGTGGGATGGCGTTTGCCGTGGTCCTTGCCGGTGCCGCCGAGGGTGACGCCCTGATACAGCAGGCAGTGATGCCCCACTTCAGCGGTTTCGCCGATCACCACCCCCATGCCATGGTCGATGAATACGCTGTGGCCAATCCTGGCGCCAGGGTGGATTTCAATGCCGGTGAGCGCCCTGCCGATCTGGCTGAGGCAGCGCGCCGCGAGTTTCATCGGTAGGTGGCAAGTCCAGAGCCGGTGGCTGAGCCGATGCAGGCTGATGGCCTGAAATCCGGGGTAGCAGAACAGAATCTCCAACCAACCACGGGCCGCCGGGTCGCGCTCGCGGATGATGGCGAGATCGGCTCGGATCTGATCGAACATCGGGGTTGATTCAGCTGGCGGCCGCTGGGGTCTGCAGGCCGATCTCCTTGCGGAGCAGATCGATCGTATCGGTGCTGAGGTAACTCTCGGCGCAGTGCACCTGCGGCATGCGCATCAGCTGGGAGCGATTTTGCCGCAGGCTTTGCTCCACCAACGGCAAGCTGGGGCGGTCGCAGAGCACATGGCTGGAGGCCCTCAAGAGAGCCAGCAAGCGGCTGCCCACGTCCGGCGTAGCGGTCATCAGCAGCAGTTCGTTGCCGCGCATGGAGTGGAGGATCACCTCCGCCGCCCGCAGGATGCCGGGGCTGATGCTCACCAGGCCCACGCAACTGCCCTGTCGCAGCTCCTTCAGCATCGCCAGCTCGTGGCGGAAGTCGTTGAGGTCCACCGCCACGGCCCGAACGCCGTGTTTCTTCGCCAGCTCCTCTACAGGCTGGAGGAAGTAACGGCTTGTCACCACGGTGCCGTTGCTGGAACTCTCCAGGACGTTTTCCAGCTCCTCCATCGGCACCACCTCCACCGGCACATCGAGGCAGGGTTCAAGTTCCTCGGAGATCAGCATCGAGGCGCCGATGTCCTCACGGGGGGTGCTCACCAGCACCCTGGCGCCGCAACGCAGCCGCCAGTCGATCTCACGGGTCAGCAGTTCACGGGTCTGCTGCAGGGTGCAGCCGGCATTGAG
This window contains:
- a CDS encoding GntR family transcriptional regulator, which encodes MRFHIQQESDIPASTQLYNQICFAIAARHYPPGHRLPSTRQLAMQTGLHRNTISKVYRQLETDGVVEAMAGSGIYVRDQQKPREIKTPPHIRNRGVTDLDREVRKCVDGLLNAGCTLQQTRELLTREIDWRLRCGARVLVSTPREDIGASMLISEELEPCLDVPVEVVPMEELENVLESSSNGTVVTSRYFLQPVEELAKKHGVRAVAVDLNDFRHELAMLKELRQGSCVGLVSISPGILRAAEVILHSMRGNELLLMTATPDVGSRLLALLRASSHVLCDRPSLPLVEQSLRQNRSQLMRMPQVHCAESYLSTDTIDLLRKEIGLQTPAAAS
- a CDS encoding sulfotransferase family 2 domain-containing protein — its product is MIVDHDLKLVVLHIPKCAGTALRRAFLEDGADRRTESWFDFSYDPVLKRQVDLAHRPLMDLRHTKLWRWLRRYQVIACIRHPYDRLASACREHLRQKSRATEMQVSSQPPTNEQLLHYLRRLPAAMDAHDLRWVHGFPIHWFTHLGKRPMVDQLIRCEQFSSDLEALGETLSLPKSLRKRLQAVGEGAGRRETADLTALRNHPDLQAMANLLHREDFPCFRYKQQKATFSDPELKQLINACLAIGPSHDLPLTNLTPEMHWYYGRMSPRPELQLKPKRTKRAAP
- the cysE gene encoding serine O-acetyltransferase, whose protein sequence is MFDQIRADLAIIRERDPAARGWLEILFCYPGFQAISLHRLSHRLWTCHLPMKLAARCLSQIGRALTGIEIHPGARIGHSVFIDHGMGVVIGETAEVGHHCLLYQGVTLGGTGKDHGKRHPTLAENVVVGAGAKVLGAINVGANTRIGAGSVVVRDVEADCTVVGIPGRVIHQSGVRINPLAHSALPDAEANVIRNLMERIDELESTVSNLQRCLKEVAEGRQLRDVCRGEAQSLKDREILEFLGENSG